One genomic window of Desulfurococcus mucosus DSM 2162 includes the following:
- a CDS encoding nucleotidyltransferase family protein, which yields MLAVILAGGYGKRLRPFTEDTPKPMVPVGDRPILEWQIEWLKRYGFNEFVLLVGYKKEKIIEHIGSGSRLGVRVTYVVEDEPLGTGGAVKNAEHVLSRDNAFLVVNGDIITNLNPLRLFEKLEKAGYLGVIASIPLPSPYGVLEIEGDDKVKGFIEKPQLSDYWINAGVYALTPDALKYFPERGDLEKTAFPAMAREGRLGTVRYTGVFWKAIDTFKELEEASKAIHEIFK from the coding sequence TTGCTCGCAGTGATCCTTGCAGGAGGCTACGGTAAGAGGCTGAGGCCGTTCACAGAGGATACGCCTAAGCCGATGGTGCCGGTTGGCGATAGACCGATCCTTGAGTGGCAGATAGAGTGGTTGAAGAGGTATGGGTTCAACGAGTTCGTGCTCCTAGTGGGCTACAAGAAGGAGAAGATAATTGAGCACATAGGTAGTGGAAGCAGGCTCGGGGTCAGGGTTACCTACGTAGTCGAGGATGAACCCCTCGGCACAGGTGGTGCTGTGAAGAACGCTGAGCACGTTCTCTCCAGGGACAACGCATTCCTAGTTGTCAACGGCGACATAATAACTAATCTAAACCCGTTGAGGCTCTTCGAAAAACTGGAGAAAGCAGGCTACCTCGGGGTCATAGCATCGATACCGTTGCCAAGCCCCTACGGGGTCCTGGAGATAGAGGGTGATGACAAGGTGAAGGGGTTCATTGAGAAACCCCAGTTAAGCGATTACTGGATCAACGCCGGAGTGTACGCGCTGACCCCGGACGCCTTAAAGTACTTCCCGGAGAGAGGAGACTTGGAGAAGACGGCTTTCCCAGCAATGGCTAGGGAGGGCCGCCTCGGGACGGTTCGGTACACAGGGGTGTTCTGGAAAGCTATAGACACCTTCAAGGAGCTGGAGGAGGCTTCAAAAGCTATACACGAGATATTCAAGTAG
- the rbcL gene encoding type III ribulose-bisphosphate carboxylase, whose amino-acid sequence MSSKFDFETYHEYVNRDYNPDPDNDVVAVFRVKPAPGFTIEDAAGGVAAESSTGTWTSLYSWYDVTRVRRLSGKAYFFRDLGDGSWIVRIAYPVELFEEGNIPGLLASIAGNIFGMKRVEALRLEDIYLPRKFLESFKGPSKGVAGVKEIFKVSDRPIVGTVPKPKEGYSPDEVEKLAFELLSGGLDYVKDDENLTSPSFCRFEARAKAIMRVIDKVEKETGERKAWFANITSDIREMEKRLRLVADYGNPYVMVDVVITGWSALTYIRDIAEEYGLAIHGHRAMHAAFTRNPYHGISMYVLAKLYRIIGIDQLHIGTAGAGKLEGGKIDVIRYARILRENHFKPDQDDQFHLEQPMHHIKPAMPVSSGGLHPGNIQPVIEALGSNIVLQIGGGVIGHPDGPRAGALAVRQALEAISKGIPLDEYMKTHRELARAIEKWGFVKPI is encoded by the coding sequence ATGAGCAGCAAGTTCGACTTCGAGACCTACCATGAATATGTGAACAGGGATTACAACCCGGATCCAGACAACGATGTCGTGGCGGTTTTCAGGGTTAAACCAGCACCAGGGTTCACGATAGAGGATGCAGCCGGCGGCGTCGCTGCTGAAAGCAGCACCGGCACATGGACAAGCCTCTACAGCTGGTACGATGTGACAAGGGTTAGGAGGTTGAGCGGTAAGGCATACTTCTTCAGGGATCTCGGCGATGGATCATGGATAGTTAGGATAGCATACCCCGTGGAACTGTTCGAGGAAGGCAACATCCCCGGCCTCCTCGCCTCGATAGCGGGGAATATCTTCGGTATGAAGCGTGTTGAAGCATTAAGGCTCGAAGACATCTACCTGCCGAGGAAATTCCTGGAATCCTTCAAGGGTCCCAGCAAGGGTGTAGCAGGCGTAAAGGAGATATTCAAGGTGAGCGATAGACCCATAGTTGGCACAGTGCCTAAACCCAAGGAAGGATACTCCCCGGATGAGGTTGAGAAACTGGCCTTCGAACTGTTGAGCGGTGGATTAGACTATGTGAAGGACGATGAAAACCTAACCAGCCCCAGCTTCTGCAGGTTCGAGGCAAGGGCCAAGGCCATAATGAGGGTTATCGACAAGGTTGAGAAGGAGACAGGGGAGAGGAAGGCTTGGTTCGCCAATATTACCTCAGATATACGTGAAATGGAGAAGAGGCTGAGGCTGGTTGCCGACTACGGGAACCCGTATGTCATGGTCGACGTTGTGATCACTGGTTGGAGTGCCCTCACATACATCAGGGATATCGCAGAGGAATACGGGCTCGCCATACATGGACACAGAGCAATGCATGCTGCATTCACCAGGAACCCCTACCACGGTATCTCAATGTACGTGTTAGCGAAGCTCTACAGGATTATAGGCATAGATCAACTACACATAGGTACAGCGGGAGCAGGCAAGCTTGAAGGCGGGAAAATCGACGTCATAAGGTACGCCAGGATACTGAGGGAGAACCACTTCAAGCCGGATCAAGACGACCAGTTCCACCTAGAGCAGCCGATGCACCATATTAAGCCCGCTATGCCGGTCTCATCAGGCGGCCTCCACCCCGGTAACATACAGCCAGTGATAGAGGCACTAGGGTCAAACATAGTATTGCAGATAGGAGGCGGTGTAATAGGCCACCCAGACGGGCCGAGAGCCGGTGCACTAGCAGTCAGACAGGCACTGGAAGCAATATCAAAGGGCATCCCGCTAGACGAGTACATGAAAACACATAGAGAGCTGGCCAGGGCTATTGAGAAATGGGGCTTCGTGAAACCAATCTAA
- the rfbD gene encoding dTDP-4-dehydrorhamnose reductase, which produces MRILVTGGTGLLGLWVTKVFLERGYEVYASHHERKPVGLDGVTWEQMNLEDFKSVADTVKRVKPDAIIHTAAFTDVDGCEEKKELAYRVNYLATRIIAETARELNAYLVYISTDYVFDGERGMYREFDAPAPVNYYGLTKLLGEVAVNTLAPRSLIVRVSGLYGFSPTGKRNFGLVALEKLMNNEQVDAFHDQYLSPTYVRPLAERIADMVKREVVGVIHVAGERASRYEFASKLAEALGVPRDLVKKTSIKNAGLRARRPRDSSLDTGRAASMGLSIPPMNECIKSFINDYLANKVV; this is translated from the coding sequence TTGAGGATTCTCGTAACCGGTGGCACAGGTCTACTGGGCTTGTGGGTTACCAAGGTGTTTCTTGAGAGAGGTTACGAGGTCTACGCATCACACCATGAAAGGAAACCAGTAGGCCTTGACGGCGTGACATGGGAGCAGATGAACCTGGAGGATTTCAAGAGCGTTGCCGACACCGTTAAGAGGGTGAAGCCGGATGCAATCATACATACAGCAGCATTCACCGATGTTGATGGATGCGAGGAGAAAAAGGAGCTCGCTTACAGGGTGAACTACTTGGCAACAAGGATTATAGCGGAGACTGCTAGGGAGCTCAACGCTTACCTAGTGTACATATCCACAGACTACGTGTTCGACGGCGAGCGAGGCATGTACAGGGAGTTTGATGCGCCGGCACCCGTAAACTACTATGGGCTCACCAAGCTCCTCGGCGAGGTAGCTGTCAACACCCTGGCACCCCGCAGCCTCATAGTGAGAGTGAGCGGGCTCTACGGCTTCAGCCCTACGGGTAAGAGGAATTTCGGCTTGGTTGCACTGGAGAAACTCATGAATAACGAGCAAGTCGACGCATTCCACGACCAGTATCTTTCACCAACATATGTTAGACCCCTGGCTGAGAGAATAGCGGACATGGTTAAGAGGGAAGTGGTTGGAGTAATACATGTGGCTGGTGAAAGAGCATCCAGATACGAGTTTGCATCAAAGCTCGCGGAAGCCCTCGGGGTACCCAGGGATCTAGTTAAGAAGACGTCGATTAAGAACGCTGGCCTGAGGGCTAGGAGGCCGAGGGACTCCAGCCTGGATACAGGTAGGGCAGCCTCGATGGGTTTATCGATACCGCCGATGAACGAGTGTATAAAAAGCTTCATAAATGATTACCTTGCCAACAAGGTGGTTTAA
- a CDS encoding S8 family peptidase, which yields MLGGISVHRRYVLVIALVLLLVPLVFSIQSDALLVNGGSQKVRVVIGYRDDASKQSILKSLGVTPLKDLRDIKAMVVVIPESLIQRVKSLPGVRYVEKDAPAKAHGLSSYYGDIKWNMYMIGITDVWDYYYQYYGRRVFGYGVVVAVLDTGIDYSHPDLYGRVAYCINTIGTTTYKGTTLSRCYDGNGHGTHVAGIIAATINNRGVAGVAPNVTLIAVKVLDNSGSGTVSDIAEGITEAVKAGAKILSMSLGSSADSSILRDASYWAYQQGAIQVVAAGNSGDGDPSTNNVNYPAKYSWVIAVAAVDYYGDVPYWSSDGPEVDVAAPGVDILSTYPGGKYAYLSGTSMATPHVTGVVAVVEAIRLAAGKSWLGFSSIYKVLTYTAYDLGPSGFDVFTGYGLVDAYSAVQYALSLP from the coding sequence GTGCTAGGTGGGATATCCGTGCACAGGAGGTATGTGTTGGTAATAGCCCTGGTACTACTATTAGTCCCACTAGTATTCTCCATTCAGTCGGACGCCCTCCTAGTGAACGGTGGATCGCAAAAGGTAAGGGTTGTAATAGGTTACAGGGATGACGCGTCGAAGCAGAGTATACTTAAGTCCCTGGGCGTGACTCCGCTGAAGGATCTAAGGGATATCAAGGCAATGGTCGTGGTAATACCGGAGTCCCTCATACAGCGTGTTAAGAGCCTGCCGGGCGTCAGGTATGTTGAGAAGGATGCACCCGCTAAGGCGCATGGTTTAAGCAGCTACTATGGTGATATCAAGTGGAACATGTATATGATAGGGATAACGGATGTATGGGACTACTATTACCAGTACTATGGTAGACGCGTCTTCGGCTACGGTGTAGTCGTAGCTGTATTGGACACCGGGATAGACTACTCGCACCCAGATCTCTACGGTAGGGTAGCCTACTGCATCAACACCATTGGTACGACAACCTATAAGGGAACCACGCTGAGCAGGTGCTACGATGGTAACGGGCACGGCACACACGTGGCCGGCATAATCGCTGCCACGATAAATAACCGTGGTGTGGCAGGCGTCGCACCCAACGTCACATTGATAGCTGTCAAGGTCCTAGATAACTCCGGCAGTGGGACGGTGAGCGACATAGCTGAAGGCATCACGGAGGCTGTGAAAGCCGGTGCGAAGATACTGAGCATGTCGCTTGGCTCCTCAGCTGACAGCAGTATATTGAGGGATGCATCATACTGGGCCTACCAGCAGGGCGCGATCCAGGTGGTTGCAGCCGGTAACTCCGGTGACGGCGACCCCTCAACCAACAATGTCAACTACCCGGCTAAGTATTCATGGGTTATAGCTGTTGCAGCCGTCGACTACTATGGTGACGTACCCTACTGGAGCAGCGACGGCCCCGAGGTCGACGTGGCTGCGCCAGGCGTGGACATACTGTCGACCTACCCAGGCGGTAAATACGCCTACTTAAGCGGTACATCCATGGCAACCCCGCATGTGACAGGCGTGGTAGCAGTAGTGGAGGCCATTAGGCTGGCAGCCGGCAAGAGCTGGCTGGGCTTCAGCTCCATATACAAGGTTCTAACGTACACGGCATACGACCTAGGGCCATCGGGCTTCGACGTCTTCACAGGCTACGGGTTGGTCGACGCATATAGCGCGGTGCAGTATGCTCTAAGCCTCCCGTAG
- a CDS encoding glycosyltransferase family 2 protein — protein sequence MVYPGVSIIWLNYNSMGVIDRVLASLQSVFDLDYPPNRYELIIVDNGSSDGSFEAVKKFVEGKDTSRVKMVRLERNLGFTGGVNLGFSMRNRGFNYVALLNNDAVATSNSLRELVEFAESYRSVAAVQGVVLDSRGRVDTAGGFMTEDFEMMPYLWKEPAGKAPSKAFAVTYADGSYALYRIEYIERCVGGHMFIWEMFAYGDDNILGLMLWNCGYASVSIPVVVAEHERGSTFRSLAAFRLYLAYRNNTALSMITNSRYSGLIQLNTVLGAFKGAVIGRHSTRYIPVAVRSLVDGRILGRRLAGKGIHIDIYRAPVITVKPLEEVLGLYMPGRLIRKKITERVSRFIERFSMEDFEKCWREKCRDLRGMLTI from the coding sequence ATGGTATATCCGGGTGTGTCGATTATATGGCTTAACTATAATTCCATGGGCGTGATCGACAGGGTTTTAGCATCGCTTCAAAGCGTCTTCGACTTAGATTACCCGCCCAACCGCTACGAGCTCATAATAGTCGACAATGGTTCCAGCGACGGTAGCTTCGAGGCCGTGAAAAAGTTTGTTGAAGGAAAGGATACTAGCAGAGTCAAGATGGTGAGACTCGAAAGGAACCTCGGCTTCACTGGCGGGGTTAACCTCGGCTTCTCCATGAGAAACCGGGGATTCAATTATGTCGCATTACTGAACAATGATGCCGTGGCCACGTCTAACAGCCTAAGGGAGCTCGTGGAGTTCGCGGAGAGCTATAGGAGTGTTGCAGCGGTTCAGGGCGTGGTACTGGATTCCCGGGGCCGTGTTGATACTGCCGGGGGCTTCATGACCGAGGACTTTGAGATGATGCCGTATCTATGGAAGGAGCCGGCTGGCAAAGCACCCTCGAAGGCCTTTGCAGTGACCTATGCAGACGGCTCTTACGCGCTCTACAGGATTGAATACATTGAGAGATGCGTGGGCGGACACATGTTTATATGGGAGATGTTCGCGTATGGCGATGACAACATCCTCGGGCTCATGCTGTGGAACTGTGGCTACGCATCGGTATCGATACCCGTGGTCGTCGCGGAGCATGAAAGGGGCTCCACGTTTAGGAGTCTCGCTGCATTCAGGCTATACCTTGCATACAGGAATAACACTGCATTATCAATGATAACCAACTCACGGTACAGCGGGTTAATACAGCTTAACACCGTGCTAGGGGCGTTTAAAGGTGCAGTGATAGGTAGGCATTCCACTAGATACATTCCTGTAGCGGTGAGATCCCTAGTCGATGGAAGAATACTGGGCCGGAGGCTTGCCGGGAAAGGAATACACATAGACATTTACAGGGCGCCAGTAATCACAGTGAAACCGTTGGAGGAGGTTCTAGGCCTCTACATGCCGGGCAGGCTTATAAGGAAGAAGATCACGGAGAGAGTGAGCAGATTTATTGAAAGGTTCAGCATGGAGGATTTCGAGAAATGTTGGAGGGAGAAATGTAGGGATCTACGTGGCATGCTAACTATTTAG
- a CDS encoding archaemetzincin family Zn-dependent metalloprotease, whose product MKRIIIVPFTSHGVLEYLDALKESLAESLRRAGVEAEVVVWSEVLKPPIKCFNWERKQYRAQCLIEYLRSTLQLSGVERSTPVLGLGFLDGYEEGLNFVFGEAMPNLSAAIVFSKRLRQEFYGSPPDFNLYFERLVKEAVHELGHVLGLDHCRSPGCVMNFSNSIVEVDAKTRYFCNECSRRLKG is encoded by the coding sequence TTGAAAAGGATCATCATCGTCCCCTTCACGAGCCACGGCGTGCTCGAATACCTCGACGCCTTAAAGGAGTCGCTCGCTGAGTCCCTTAGGAGAGCAGGTGTCGAGGCGGAGGTGGTTGTATGGAGCGAGGTGTTGAAGCCGCCGATCAAGTGCTTCAACTGGGAGAGGAAACAGTACCGTGCCCAATGCCTCATCGAGTACCTGCGCTCCACACTCCAGCTCTCAGGGGTTGAGAGAAGCACTCCTGTACTCGGGCTGGGCTTCCTCGATGGGTATGAGGAGGGATTAAACTTCGTGTTCGGTGAAGCTATGCCGAATCTATCGGCAGCCATAGTTTTCTCGAAGAGGCTTAGACAGGAGTTCTATGGGTCCCCGCCTGACTTCAACCTGTACTTCGAGAGGCTTGTCAAAGAGGCTGTACACGAGCTAGGACACGTCCTCGGCCTAGATCACTGCAGGAGCCCTGGATGCGTCATGAACTTCAGCAACAGCATAGTTGAAGTCGACGCTAAGACAAGGTACTTCTGCAACGAGTGCTCACGCAGGCTTAAGGGTTAA
- a CDS encoding glucose-1-phosphate thymidylyltransferase yields the protein MVEYLTRIQGVIPVAGEGSRLRPLTFTIPKPLIPVLGKPLIVHSITRLLEAGVSKFTLIVGHLGYMFSETLGDGSPYGVSIRYVTQERRLGIAHAIYRAVENGVDNPFVVHLGDNIFEEGVSRFIREFAEGDYEVFIVLTRARDPTRFGCALIRDGRVVRLVEKPKEPPPGSYVVTGFYAFRDPDMVGKAFRDLKPSQRGEYEVTDLIQWFIDRGYNVGYAVTNGWWKDMGTPSDLLDLLYLLLDKVDARIEGDVVGEVKGRVIIEKDALVEGSVTGPAYIGRGVRISKDSSIEPYSSIEEATLVESGTISRSLLMNNVAVSLNRARLIDSILGRYTRVDVSRELHGDMRLLLSDYSYLRI from the coding sequence ATGGTGGAGTACTTGACGAGAATTCAAGGAGTCATACCGGTGGCGGGGGAGGGAAGCAGGCTCAGGCCCTTAACATTCACTATACCTAAGCCACTGATACCTGTGCTCGGCAAACCGCTCATAGTCCACAGTATCACCAGGCTCCTGGAGGCAGGTGTCTCCAAGTTCACGCTAATCGTAGGGCATCTAGGCTACATGTTCAGTGAGACCCTGGGCGACGGCTCCCCTTACGGTGTCTCGATAAGGTATGTGACACAGGAGAGAAGACTGGGGATAGCGCACGCCATTTACAGGGCGGTTGAGAACGGCGTCGACAACCCCTTCGTTGTCCACTTAGGTGACAACATCTTCGAGGAAGGAGTATCCAGATTCATTAGGGAGTTCGCTGAGGGAGACTACGAGGTCTTCATAGTTTTAACAAGGGCAAGGGACCCCACGCGTTTCGGTTGCGCGCTCATCAGGGATGGCAGGGTTGTCAGGCTCGTAGAGAAGCCGAAGGAGCCTCCGCCGGGTAGCTATGTTGTGACAGGCTTCTACGCGTTCAGGGATCCAGACATGGTTGGGAAAGCATTCAGGGATTTAAAGCCTTCTCAACGCGGCGAATACGAGGTAACAGACTTGATACAGTGGTTCATAGATAGAGGCTACAATGTAGGCTACGCTGTAACCAACGGCTGGTGGAAGGATATGGGTACGCCAAGCGACCTCCTCGACCTCCTCTACCTACTCCTAGACAAAGTGGATGCAAGGATAGAGGGCGACGTGGTTGGAGAGGTTAAGGGCAGGGTGATCATTGAGAAAGACGCTCTCGTCGAGGGCAGTGTGACGGGCCCAGCATACATTGGTAGAGGTGTCAGGATATCTAAGGACAGTAGTATCGAGCCTTATTCATCCATAGAGGAGGCCACTCTAGTGGAGTCGGGCACTATAAGTAGGAGCCTCCTGATGAACAATGTAGCCGTCTCACTCAACCGTGCACGCCTGATAGACAGTATCCTCGGAAGATACACCAGGGTAGATGTTTCCAGGGAGCTCCACGGTGATATGAGGCTGCTTCTCTCAGACTACAGCTACCTGCGCATCTAG
- the rfbB gene encoding dTDP-glucose 4,6-dehydratase, with amino-acid sequence MRIAVLGGAGFIGSNFVRYLASHRSMDLMVYDKLTYAGRYENIADLVEKGRVLFVRGDIANEELLSHALAEFKPDFIVNFAAETHVDRSINDPSPFIKTNVLGVYTVLEVLKKTDSIYIHISTDEVYGDLWGDGEASEDWPLNPSSPYSASKAAGDLLIKSYGRTYGIRYRILRPCNNYGPYQHPEKLIPRTIIRLLNGKPAVIYGDGSQVRDWIHVEDTCRAIEMVMQRGGDSEVYNICANQYASIREIVSLLVSHLGRDPLRDIVYGRPRPGEDRRYAMKCDKIKGLGWSPTIGIGEGLKKTIEWYLSNEWWWRPLVDERYVLSDSPWSMGGTT; translated from the coding sequence ATGAGGATAGCTGTTCTAGGTGGAGCCGGCTTCATAGGCAGCAACTTTGTTAGATACCTGGCCTCACACCGCTCCATGGATCTCATGGTGTATGATAAGCTGACATACGCCGGTAGATACGAGAACATAGCTGACTTAGTGGAGAAGGGTAGAGTGCTCTTCGTGAGGGGGGACATTGCTAATGAGGAACTATTGAGTCATGCGTTGGCAGAGTTTAAGCCTGACTTCATTGTGAACTTTGCAGCAGAGACACATGTCGACAGATCAATAAATGATCCATCACCATTCATCAAGACCAATGTCCTCGGGGTCTACACGGTTCTAGAGGTGTTGAAGAAAACGGATTCAATTTACATACATATCTCAACCGACGAGGTCTACGGGGATCTATGGGGTGATGGCGAGGCCTCCGAGGACTGGCCTCTCAACCCTTCAAGCCCTTACTCGGCGTCGAAGGCAGCCGGGGATCTACTCATAAAGTCCTATGGGAGAACCTACGGGATAAGGTATAGGATTCTGAGGCCGTGTAACAACTACGGCCCCTATCAACACCCTGAGAAGCTCATTCCGAGAACCATAATAAGGTTGCTTAACGGTAAGCCGGCGGTCATATACGGTGATGGATCCCAGGTGCGCGACTGGATACATGTCGAGGATACATGCAGAGCCATCGAGATGGTGATGCAGAGAGGAGGTGACTCAGAGGTATACAATATTTGTGCAAACCAGTATGCAAGCATCAGGGAGATTGTTTCACTACTCGTGAGCCATCTAGGGAGAGACCCACTCAGAGACATAGTCTACGGAAGACCTCGTCCAGGGGAGGACAGGAGATACGCTATGAAATGCGACAAGATAAAGGGACTCGGGTGGAGTCCAACTATAGGTATCGGGGAGGGCTTGAAGAAGACTATCGAATGGTATCTTTCCAACGAATGGTGGTGGAGGCCCCTGGTGGATGAGAGATACGTGCTCTCGGATTCACCGTGGAGCATGGGTGGCACTACTTGA
- the pcp gene encoding pyroglutamyl-peptidase I, which produces MVGIVARLKALVTGYEPFGQHKVNPSELIVERLREAVSGELDGVELVTAVIPVSFRRAGERLLGLLEEHRPDIAVSLGLWAGASYVTVERVAVNIMDARIPDNDGYQPVDEPIVPGGPTAYFSTLPVKAIVKALREAGIPAAVSNSAGTFLCNYAMYTLLHSGATRGCFHLDVF; this is translated from the coding sequence GTGGTGGGGATCGTGGCAAGGCTGAAGGCCCTTGTCACCGGTTACGAGCCCTTCGGCCAGCACAAGGTCAATCCCTCCGAGCTGATCGTTGAAAGGCTACGTGAGGCGGTCTCTGGGGAACTCGACGGCGTCGAGTTAGTGACAGCAGTGATCCCAGTGTCCTTCAGGAGGGCTGGGGAGAGGTTATTGGGGCTCCTTGAAGAGCATAGGCCGGACATAGCGGTGAGCCTGGGGTTATGGGCTGGTGCATCATATGTGACGGTTGAGAGGGTGGCAGTGAACATAATGGATGCAAGGATCCCGGATAACGATGGTTATCAACCCGTTGATGAACCCATAGTACCCGGGGGGCCTACCGCATACTTCTCAACCCTGCCGGTGAAGGCTATAGTGAAGGCTCTGAGGGAAGCCGGTATCCCGGCGGCTGTCTCGAACTCGGCTGGGACCTTCCTATGCAACTATGCCATGTACACGCTGCTCCACAGCGGTGCAACAAGGGGCTGTTTTCATCTTGATGTCTTCTAG
- a CDS encoding archease — translation MVATGQVCMEEVIYSRNGRFDFLEHTGDIYVRAYGGNILELFENAGLALFDSMTNIDGVNCVVERDLLVEGFDLENLLYRWLEELLVLYYSERLMCGWIRVDAVSVERHGDGFTYRLKARVSCEEFDPSRHEARVEVKSPTYSLMRILKDEDKWIAYFVLDI, via the coding sequence ATGGTGGCAACGGGGCAGGTGTGCATGGAGGAGGTTATTTACTCGAGGAATGGTAGATTCGACTTCCTCGAGCACACTGGCGACATATATGTGAGGGCCTATGGCGGTAACATACTCGAGCTCTTCGAGAACGCTGGCCTCGCGTTATTTGACTCTATGACGAATATAGATGGAGTTAACTGTGTCGTTGAACGAGACCTCCTCGTTGAGGGATTCGACCTTGAGAACCTCCTGTATAGGTGGCTTGAGGAACTCCTAGTGCTCTACTATAGTGAGAGATTAATGTGCGGCTGGATACGTGTCGACGCTGTTTCAGTTGAGAGACACGGGGATGGATTCACCTATAGGCTTAAAGCCAGGGTTTCCTGTGAGGAATTTGATCCATCTAGGCACGAGGCAAGGGTCGAAGTGAAGTCCCCCACGTATAGCTTGATGAGGATATTGAAGGATGAGGATAAGTGGATTGCATACTTCGTCCTAGACATTTAA
- the rfbC gene encoding dTDP-4-dehydrorhamnose 3,5-epimerase, with protein sequence MPFKSFTRLSIPDLMLVEPFVHQDRRGFFTELYKRTVFLSEGIPYSFVQVNMSESRKGVVRGLHYQLKPMEQGKLVTVLRGRIYDVAVDIRKGSPWFGRYLGVELSEHNKYLLWIPPGFAHGFQALEDNTVVLYMVTKEYSPEHERCISYRDPDIGIEWPLETIFLSEKDEKCPPLKKAETNFNYPL encoded by the coding sequence ATGCCGTTCAAATCCTTCACAAGGCTCAGCATACCCGACTTAATGCTCGTGGAACCCTTCGTCCACCAGGATAGGAGAGGATTCTTCACGGAACTCTACAAGAGGACAGTGTTCCTCTCCGAGGGCATACCATACAGTTTCGTACAAGTCAATATGAGTGAATCCAGGAAAGGGGTTGTAAGAGGCTTACACTATCAGCTTAAACCCATGGAGCAGGGCAAGCTGGTGACAGTGCTGCGTGGGAGGATATACGATGTCGCAGTTGACATCAGGAAGGGGTCTCCCTGGTTCGGCAGGTACCTGGGAGTCGAGCTCAGCGAGCACAATAAGTACCTGCTCTGGATACCCCCTGGATTCGCACACGGCTTCCAAGCACTCGAAGACAACACCGTGGTTCTATACATGGTCACTAAAGAGTACAGCCCCGAGCACGAGAGGTGCATAAGCTACAGGGATCCAGACATAGGGATAGAATGGCCCCTGGAAACAATCTTTCTAAGCGAGAAAGACGAGAAATGCCCGCCTTTGAAGAAAGCAGAGACCAATTTCAACTATCCTCTCTAA
- the dcd gene encoding dCTP deaminase, with the protein MILSDWDIRVYLEKKLLVIDPLFEDTVRENGVDLRFGEEFCRFRRGARVVDTLRDGVDDVLECSRVGGEGFVVNPLEHVLTTTLEYVEFPNDLIGLVNLRSTFARYGLYIPPTVIDAGFKGNITIELVGSTIPVRVYPGQRFLHLILARTSSPVYKPYSGKYQGQRGVTPPRLDGSHAEGARVL; encoded by the coding sequence TTGATACTGAGCGACTGGGATATACGTGTCTACCTTGAGAAGAAACTACTCGTCATAGACCCCTTGTTCGAGGACACCGTGAGGGAGAACGGGGTCGACTTGAGGTTCGGTGAGGAGTTCTGTAGGTTCAGGAGGGGTGCACGCGTCGTTGACACCCTGAGAGACGGTGTGGACGACGTGTTGGAGTGTAGTAGGGTTGGCGGTGAAGGCTTCGTGGTGAACCCCCTTGAACACGTGTTGACAACGACGCTTGAATACGTTGAGTTCCCGAATGACCTGATAGGGCTGGTGAACCTGCGTAGTACTTTCGCCAGGTACGGGCTCTACATACCGCCCACTGTGATAGACGCCGGGTTTAAGGGGAATATAACCATAGAGCTCGTCGGTAGCACCATCCCGGTGAGGGTTTACCCCGGGCAGAGATTCCTCCACTTGATACTGGCTAGGACGAGTAGCCCTGTGTATAAACCGTACAGTGGGAAGTATCAGGGTCAGAGAGGGGTGACGCCGCCGAGGCTGGATGGTTCACACGCGGAGGGTGCACGCGTCCTCTAG